A stretch of DNA from Candidatus Deferrimicrobiaceae bacterium:
GCGGATACGCGATTCCACCGAAATATCGAGGCAAGGAAAAGGGCAAGCGGGATCCCGAGGCCGAACGTGGGAAATACGCCGAGGAACACCCCGAGGGCGAATCCCAGGGCGACATGGACCGAATCCCCGCCCACGCGGACCAGGCGAAGGGAGATGTAGCGGAAGGTTCTTCGGCATCGCTCGAAGGGGGTGCGTGAGGGCCGCGGGGACATTGGCGGTATTATATAAAGAAATCCGGCCGGAAAGGGATAGTGCACCGTCTCGCAAATACCTTGGCATTCGAGCGCCGCTGCATCCGCTCCAGCTTCGTTGCGCTTCTTGCAACGAGGGGGACACTCCTGATTTTCTCGGCGAATAACCCAGGAGTGTCCCCCCCCATCCTCAGTCGCGCGCCTCGTTGGCGCGGCGCATCGACGCTCTCGGTGCTCAAGCTATTTACGAGGCGGTGCACTAGAATTCCAGCCCGGACTCCCGGGCACCTTCCGCCAGGGCCTTGACGCGCCCGTGATACAAAAACCCGTTCCGGTCGAAGATGACTTTCCGGATATTCTTCTCGGCGGCCTTCCTGCCGATATACTCCCCCACTTTCTTCGCGGCATCGCTCTTCTTCAGTTCGCCGATTTCGGCCCGGATTTCCGGGCTGAGGGTGGAGGCGGCGAGAATGGTGGACCCCGTCGAGTCGATCACGAGTTGCGCGTAGATGTGCTTCGCGCTTCGGAAAACCGACAGCCGAGGACGATGCTCCGTCCCGAAGATCTTCTTCCGGATTCTTC
This window harbors:
- the rplR gene encoding 50S ribosomal protein L18, with the translated sequence MSQKNMREIARQKRKRRIRKKIFGTEHRPRLSVFRSAKHIYAQLVIDSTGSTILAASTLSPEIRAEIGELKKSDAAKKVGEYIGRKAAEKNIRKVIFDRNGFLYHGRVKALAEGARESGLEF